In Natrinema versiforme, the following are encoded in one genomic region:
- a CDS encoding TrmB family transcriptional regulator sugar-binding domain-containing protein → MDEKVIKSQLSVFGFSEKEINTYLALLPLGEAKTSVIADEAEVSQRYVYQTAETLEERGLVTVKDHAKPTTIAAVDPEQAIEGLVGHLRSIQTDLEERFSEDRKQSASFEVLKSRSTVLKKIRRILASAEKEAFITMPNYIVTKIESDIAAAVDRGASVWLLEGAIVPQDPGEAERRFDGLAHVVRQVEPDIPFVVTSDSGAGIVGQRTQLKDDQNDLQSVMVSQTDLVGSLFGSFQGGYWSAGEEVFASIPKTPPATFTTMRPAVTVAALCQQKRRPLRVEANGTNPETDEPLSVEGRVIDVRQRLVEPFNNSFPLENTITVETDDERVNIGGEGAFMEDISAEEITLLPIE, encoded by the coding sequence ATGGATGAGAAAGTAATCAAATCACAACTCTCGGTGTTCGGATTCTCTGAGAAGGAGATCAACACCTATCTAGCGTTGCTTCCTCTGGGCGAAGCTAAAACGAGTGTGATTGCTGACGAGGCGGAAGTCTCCCAGCGATACGTCTATCAGACCGCCGAAACGCTCGAAGAACGCGGATTAGTTACAGTAAAAGATCACGCAAAACCAACAACGATCGCTGCGGTCGATCCTGAGCAGGCGATAGAAGGATTAGTGGGTCATCTTCGATCGATCCAGACGGATTTAGAGGAGCGATTCTCGGAAGACAGAAAACAATCTGCGTCGTTCGAGGTCCTTAAGAGTCGGTCAACCGTCCTCAAGAAGATCCGCAGAATCCTGGCAAGTGCCGAGAAGGAAGCCTTCATCACGATGCCGAACTACATCGTCACCAAGATCGAGTCTGATATCGCCGCTGCGGTCGATCGGGGGGCTAGCGTATGGCTCTTAGAAGGAGCGATTGTCCCGCAGGACCCTGGAGAAGCGGAACGGCGGTTTGACGGCCTGGCTCACGTCGTTCGACAGGTCGAGCCAGACATCCCATTTGTTGTCACTTCGGATTCAGGAGCAGGCATCGTCGGCCAGCGTACTCAACTAAAGGATGATCAGAACGATCTCCAGTCAGTTATGGTCTCTCAAACGGACCTCGTCGGTAGTCTTTTTGGATCGTTCCAGGGAGGGTACTGGTCAGCAGGCGAAGAAGTATTCGCCTCAATCCCGAAGACACCGCCCGCAACTTTCACCACGATGCGACCGGCGGTTACGGTCGCGGCTCTTTGCCAGCAAAAGCGGCGACCGCTTCGAGTGGAAGCTAACGGTACCAATCCAGAAACGGACGAACCACTGTCGGTAGAGGGCCGTGTGATCGACGTACGACAACGTCTGGTCGAACCGTTCAACAACTCGTTCCCCCTCGAAAATACGATTACAGTCGAGACAGACGACGAACGGGTCAATATTGGTGGCGAGGGGGCCTTTATGGAGGACATCAGCGCTGAAGAAATAACACTACTCCCCATAGAATGA
- a CDS encoding ABC transporter ATP-binding protein, protein MENTVQQSAQNQANTVDNDRDVILSLENATVEFDMDRGTSRVLDSVDFDVYREEIVGIVGESGSGKSMLANAMLDAVEEPGRVTGSVRYFPEGEDPKDVLELSDTELRKFRWEEISMVFQGASRSFNPTMSIRGHFEETLKAHDEDLEDGMERTRELLSDLYLDPERVLDSYPHELSGGMSQRALIALSLVLEPEVLVMDEPTAALDLLMQRSILSLLSDLQEKYELTVVFITHDLPLVAGLADRLAVMYAFDLREVGPTESIVRNPSHPYTRALLKAVPNLDAPLDTMEPIEGSAPDPVATQDGCTYAPRCPLADDTCRESPPEFHQVDGNSEHAVTCYYWDQADEAVELDLDVADPEVSR, encoded by the coding sequence ATGGAAAACACAGTACAACAATCAGCCCAAAACCAGGCCAATACGGTCGACAACGACAGAGACGTAATTCTCTCTCTAGAAAACGCGACGGTCGAGTTCGACATGGACAGGGGCACGTCTCGTGTGCTCGACTCCGTCGACTTCGACGTGTACCGCGAGGAGATCGTCGGTATCGTCGGCGAAAGCGGCAGTGGGAAGTCAATGCTCGCGAACGCGATGCTCGACGCGGTCGAAGAACCAGGTCGGGTCACCGGCAGCGTGAGGTACTTCCCCGAAGGCGAGGATCCGAAGGACGTCCTTGAACTGTCGGACACAGAACTCCGGAAGTTCCGCTGGGAAGAGATCTCAATGGTGTTCCAAGGGGCCTCTCGCTCGTTCAACCCGACGATGTCGATTCGCGGGCATTTTGAGGAGACGCTCAAAGCCCACGATGAAGATCTGGAGGACGGTATGGAGCGGACCCGAGAACTGCTTTCGGACCTCTACCTTGATCCAGAGCGCGTGCTGGACTCCTACCCGCATGAACTGTCCGGCGGGATGTCTCAGCGGGCGCTGATCGCGCTGAGTCTCGTGTTAGAGCCCGAAGTACTCGTGATGGACGAACCGACTGCAGCGCTCGATCTCCTGATGCAACGCTCCATCCTCAGTTTGCTGTCCGACCTTCAGGAGAAATACGAGTTGACCGTCGTGTTCATCACCCACGACTTGCCCTTAGTGGCGGGACTAGCTGATCGCCTAGCCGTGATGTACGCGTTCGATCTCCGAGAAGTGGGTCCTACGGAGAGCATCGTCCGGAACCCGTCTCACCCCTACACTCGTGCGCTGTTGAAGGCAGTTCCCAACCTCGATGCGCCACTCGACACGATGGAACCGATCGAGGGCTCTGCTCCCGATCCGGTAGCTACGCAGGACGGATGTACGTATGCGCCTCGGTGCCCGCTGGCCGACGATACGTGTCGAGAGTCGCCACCCGAGTTCCACCAGGTTGACGGTAACAGCGAGCATGCGGTTACCTGTTACTACTGGGATCAAGCCGACGAGGCAGTCGAACTTGACCTCGATGTCGCGGATCCGGAGGTGTCCAGATGA
- a CDS encoding ABC transporter ATP-binding protein, whose protein sequence is MTDTPVVTLDDVEVHFEQEQGFVEGLFNDPEAVRAVDGVSLEIPENDVVALVGESGCGKTTLGKAAIGARRPTGGSVRYRGQDIWAARDGDGEIPYEEIRRSLQMIHQDPGGSLNPNRTVMKSLTTPLARWQPEMSSEDRRARVLRMLERVGMSPPQDYAHRYPHQLSGGEQQRVALVRALLMNPDLILADEAVSALDVSLRVETMDLLLELQEEFGTSFLFISHDLSNARYLAENADGRLGVMYLGELVEIGPAEEVLKNPKHPYTKVLKWATADLATSLGEVEEPPVRDIDIPDPVNPPSGCRFHPRCPEARSVCAEKSPDLADQSSTSRGHCAQCFRDDPDHEYWSSEPLEGTQSKNIEGS, encoded by the coding sequence ATGACCGATACGCCGGTGGTCACACTCGACGATGTCGAGGTCCACTTTGAGCAGGAGCAGGGGTTCGTCGAAGGCTTGTTCAACGATCCTGAGGCGGTACGTGCCGTCGATGGGGTGTCTCTAGAAATCCCTGAGAACGACGTTGTTGCGCTTGTCGGCGAGTCTGGCTGTGGTAAGACGACTCTCGGGAAGGCTGCTATCGGTGCGCGCCGCCCCACTGGTGGAAGTGTCCGCTACCGTGGACAAGATATCTGGGCCGCAAGAGACGGTGATGGCGAAATTCCGTACGAGGAGATTCGCCGTTCGCTGCAGATGATTCATCAGGATCCGGGCGGGTCGCTCAACCCGAACCGAACAGTAATGAAGAGCTTGACGACACCGTTAGCACGTTGGCAGCCCGAAATGTCGAGCGAGGATCGCAGAGCGCGGGTGCTGCGTATGCTCGAACGTGTTGGGATGAGCCCGCCGCAGGACTATGCTCACCGTTACCCGCACCAGCTCAGCGGTGGCGAGCAACAACGTGTCGCACTCGTCCGTGCGCTGCTCATGAATCCGGATTTGATCCTCGCAGACGAGGCGGTTTCCGCACTTGATGTCTCTCTTCGGGTCGAGACGATGGATCTCCTGCTCGAACTGCAAGAGGAGTTCGGGACCTCGTTCCTGTTTATCAGCCATGACCTATCGAATGCCCGATATCTTGCTGAGAACGCTGACGGCCGTCTGGGAGTGATGTATCTGGGCGAGCTCGTCGAAATCGGGCCTGCCGAGGAGGTTCTCAAGAATCCCAAACACCCGTACACGAAGGTGCTCAAGTGGGCGACTGCCGACCTCGCAACGAGTCTCGGGGAAGTTGAGGAGCCGCCGGTTAGAGATATAGACATCCCTGACCCCGTGAACCCGCCCTCTGGTTGCCGGTTCCACCCTCGTTGTCCAGAGGCGAGAAGCGTATGTGCGGAAAAGTCGCCAGATTTGGCCGATCAATCGTCGACCAGCCGTGGTCACTGCGCACAGTGTTTCCGCGATGACCCGGACCACGAGTACTGGTCCAGCGAACCTCTCGAAGGCACACAATCGAAAAATATTGAAGGCAGTTGA
- a CDS encoding ABC transporter substrate-binding protein, which produces MSEKDTNYSSDLALDRRMFMKGIGATGVTAMLAGCGGMGDEDNRNNTVDAEEDIETNEEALQMIQELAWITNQELPMLPVTEKTSQSFQSTDGWDVPDTDSNDLYYYWPTEWVPRFGNWRATGDDDTLSVTQWDVPDDCQYNPWNTRGDAEPRRNLFDRFMSFNIVTGEYEGYAVSDWEYDGQTIDLTVRDGLTWHDGDDVVAQDIVNQIKLDMYAGSTLGDLVSNIPTDVEVVDDATARITFEGEINERIVLGYLQPTRLIAKNSEYGEYVEQFDDAENEDEEIAVLSDLQEWSVPEPIGSGPFAFEDADTQRTLLAKFDDHPDADNINFDYLEHRYMPSNERRWNALQNGELDGEATLFMPQNQVNQLPDDMQVAHVPRHWGMGLMFNHDDEHIGKLQVRQAIAHVVDRELVAGNADSGTGTKLGVSYPSGITGDFSNRVEEEWLDGVVDQFNEYETDTGRAEELLQDAGYTKEGGTWVDETGSELTVPIKVPQGFSDWVTAVQTVVDQLDEFGIAAETLTRDDGTYWGQDVPESDFVIATEGWANYDQTYPYYHFDHLYGGGDGSVQDNANFPDEFDVEVLHDDVRDSSTVDPTTIIESLAKVTSE; this is translated from the coding sequence ATGTCCGAAAAGGACACTAACTATAGTAGTGATTTGGCTCTGGACCGCCGGATGTTCATGAAAGGTATCGGCGCGACAGGCGTTACGGCCATGCTAGCCGGATGTGGCGGCATGGGCGACGAAGATAACAGGAACAACACTGTGGACGCGGAAGAGGATATTGAGACAAACGAGGAAGCACTGCAAATGATCCAGGAGCTGGCGTGGATCACGAACCAAGAACTCCCGATGTTGCCAGTGACGGAGAAAACGTCGCAGTCGTTCCAGTCGACGGATGGCTGGGACGTTCCGGACACGGACAGCAACGATCTATACTACTACTGGCCCACGGAGTGGGTTCCTCGCTTCGGCAATTGGCGGGCAACCGGCGACGACGACACGCTTAGCGTTACTCAGTGGGACGTCCCCGATGACTGCCAGTACAACCCTTGGAACACTCGTGGCGACGCAGAGCCGCGACGAAACCTCTTCGACCGGTTCATGTCCTTCAACATTGTCACCGGCGAGTACGAGGGGTATGCGGTCTCCGACTGGGAGTACGACGGGCAGACAATCGACCTCACCGTCCGGGATGGTCTGACCTGGCACGACGGCGATGACGTCGTGGCGCAGGATATTGTCAACCAGATCAAGTTGGACATGTATGCCGGTTCGACGCTCGGCGATCTGGTCTCGAATATCCCGACGGACGTCGAAGTCGTCGACGATGCGACGGCGCGAATCACGTTCGAGGGAGAGATCAACGAACGGATCGTCCTCGGTTACCTCCAGCCGACCCGGCTCATCGCCAAGAACAGCGAATACGGCGAGTATGTCGAGCAATTCGACGATGCCGAGAACGAAGACGAGGAGATTGCCGTCCTGAGCGATCTCCAAGAATGGTCCGTCCCGGAACCGATCGGTTCTGGACCGTTTGCGTTTGAGGATGCCGACACCCAGCGGACCCTGCTCGCGAAGTTCGATGATCACCCCGATGCGGACAACATCAACTTCGACTACCTTGAGCACAGGTACATGCCGTCCAACGAACGGCGTTGGAACGCACTCCAGAACGGCGAACTTGACGGCGAAGCGACCCTGTTTATGCCGCAGAACCAAGTGAATCAGCTCCCGGACGACATGCAGGTTGCCCACGTTCCGCGCCACTGGGGGATGGGGCTGATGTTCAACCACGACGACGAGCACATCGGGAAACTCCAAGTTCGACAGGCGATCGCGCACGTCGTCGATCGAGAACTCGTCGCCGGGAACGCAGACTCGGGCACGGGAACGAAGCTCGGCGTCTCCTATCCGAGCGGTATCACGGGCGATTTCAGCAACCGCGTCGAAGAGGAGTGGCTCGATGGCGTCGTCGATCAATTCAACGAGTACGAGACGGATACTGGTCGTGCCGAAGAACTACTACAAGATGCCGGCTATACGAAGGAAGGCGGTACGTGGGTTGACGAGACCGGATCAGAGCTCACGGTGCCCATCAAGGTCCCGCAGGGCTTCTCGGACTGGGTGACCGCCGTCCAAACTGTCGTCGACCAACTCGATGAGTTCGGTATCGCAGCCGAAACACTCACGCGAGACGACGGCACCTACTGGGGGCAGGACGTCCCGGAAAGTGACTTTGTCATCGCGACCGAAGGATGGGCGAACTACGACCAGACGTACCCCTACTACCACTTCGACCACCTCTACGGCGGCGGTGACGGCAGTGTGCAGGATAACGCGAACTTCCCGGATGAGTTCGACGTCGAGGTACTCCACGACGATGTTCGAGATAGCTCGACCGTCGATCCAACCACAATCATCGAATCGCTCGCAAAGGTCACCAGCGAATAA
- a CDS encoding ABC transporter permease: MSPTEANRSDFETVSDSQISRSERYRQLVDELLLAPARIVWNDWRARIAITIISVFVFMGTVGIRLVKEPRTNQGDRLVGAFQTLEHPLGTTPLGVDIMSQIIYATVPMLKMITAGAVFSVVVATTVGTISGYKGGTIDRALMALTDVMLTIPGLPLVIVLAGVMDISGNPYLIGVLLSINAWAGLARALRSQVLTLRDADYVEAARLMGIPTSKILTVDIIPNLMPYITMNFVKQARAVIFGSVGLYYLGILPYSTVNWGVMMNNAVKQAGATSSPAAFHWLAMPMLAIILLSMGLTLFAQSADRLFNPRVRARHAKSISGDNDTTSEVKS, encoded by the coding sequence GTGAGTCCTACTGAGGCAAATAGGTCAGACTTCGAGACCGTCTCCGACAGTCAAATCTCGCGCAGTGAACGGTACAGACAACTAGTTGACGAGCTGTTACTCGCACCCGCCCGCATCGTGTGGAACGATTGGCGCGCGCGCATCGCCATCACGATCATCTCCGTGTTCGTCTTCATGGGTACCGTCGGGATCCGCCTCGTCAAAGAGCCCCGGACGAACCAAGGCGATCGGCTCGTAGGTGCATTCCAGACGCTCGAACATCCCCTTGGGACAACACCGCTGGGAGTAGATATCATGTCCCAGATCATCTACGCTACCGTCCCGATGCTGAAGATGATCACCGCAGGTGCGGTCTTCTCGGTGGTCGTAGCGACGACTGTCGGAACCATATCGGGTTACAAGGGCGGTACCATCGACCGTGCATTGATGGCGCTGACCGACGTTATGCTGACGATCCCAGGACTCCCGCTAGTGATCGTCCTCGCCGGCGTGATGGATATCAGCGGAAACCCGTACTTGATCGGGGTCTTGCTGTCTATCAACGCTTGGGCCGGGCTAGCGCGGGCACTCCGATCGCAGGTCTTGACGTTACGAGATGCCGACTACGTCGAGGCCGCCCGACTCATGGGCATCCCGACTTCGAAAATACTGACCGTCGATATCATCCCGAACCTGATGCCGTACATCACGATGAACTTCGTCAAACAGGCCCGGGCGGTGATATTTGGATCCGTCGGTCTGTATTACCTTGGCATTCTGCCGTACAGCACGGTTAACTGGGGCGTCATGATGAACAACGCGGTCAAGCAAGCGGGTGCGACGTCCTCGCCAGCCGCGTTCCATTGGTTGGCGATGCCGATGTTGGCCATCATCCTGCTGTCGATGGGGCTGACACTGTTCGCCCAATCGGCCGACCGGCTGTTCAATCCCCGCGTACGGGCGCGTCACGCAAAGTCGATTAGTGGAGATAACGACACGACCAGCGAGGTGAAGTCCTGA
- a CDS encoding ABC transporter permease, with translation MNYVIKRTGQAIFTIFATISVSFGLIRLLPGGPTDYLRAQMLQRGEDMTAQQINRRIEAQTNIAVDEPLHIQYIDYMTSILTGDFGTSHWQNEPVTEVLGSAVPWTIFIMSVSLFLAFAIGISLGAFMAYREGSRFDVASTGVALVLNSTPGYVVGLLALVFLGYRTGIFPTGGHHASGLEPGLNAKFLLSAAYHGALPILSMTVVAFGGWALDMRGNSIRVLGADYLHVARLRGLPERRIALRYVARNAILPMYTGLMIAIGTMFGGAIIIEEIFAYPGVGFYLISSIHQRDYPVMMGAFILITVAVVIGIYIADMTYGKLDPRAKRGESRESY, from the coding sequence ATGAACTACGTAATAAAACGAACCGGCCAGGCGATATTCACAATCTTCGCCACCATCTCGGTATCGTTCGGGCTGATTCGCCTGCTGCCCGGCGGACCGACGGATTATCTCCGAGCACAGATGCTTCAGCGTGGTGAGGATATGACCGCCCAACAGATTAATCGTCGGATCGAAGCGCAGACCAACATTGCCGTTGATGAGCCGCTACACATACAGTACATAGACTACATGACGAGTATCCTGACGGGTGACTTCGGGACTTCACACTGGCAAAACGAGCCTGTGACCGAAGTGCTCGGGAGTGCTGTCCCGTGGACTATCTTCATCATGTCCGTCTCGTTGTTCCTCGCGTTTGCCATCGGGATTAGCCTCGGGGCATTCATGGCGTACCGAGAGGGCAGTCGGTTTGACGTGGCGTCAACCGGCGTGGCACTGGTGTTGAATTCGACGCCAGGGTACGTCGTCGGACTGCTCGCGCTTGTGTTCCTAGGATACCGTACCGGAATCTTCCCGACAGGAGGTCATCACGCCTCGGGGCTAGAGCCCGGACTGAACGCCAAGTTCCTACTCAGCGCAGCCTACCATGGCGCCTTGCCGATCCTCTCGATGACAGTCGTCGCGTTCGGTGGTTGGGCGCTCGACATGCGCGGGAACAGCATTCGCGTTCTCGGTGCCGACTATCTGCACGTCGCTCGGCTCAGGGGGCTCCCCGAGCGGCGGATCGCGCTGCGATACGTGGCGCGGAACGCGATCTTGCCAATGTACACTGGTCTCATGATCGCAATCGGGACGATGTTCGGCGGCGCCATCATCATCGAAGAGATCTTCGCCTACCCTGGCGTTGGCTTCTATCTCATCAGTTCGATCCACCAGCGTGACTATCCCGTAATGATGGGCGCGTTCATTCTGATCACAGTCGCTGTTGTGATCGGGATCTACATCGCCGACATGACATACGGAAAACTCGATCCGCGGGCCAAACGAGGTGAATCGCGTGAGTCCTACTGA